The Humulus lupulus chromosome 3, drHumLupu1.1, whole genome shotgun sequence genome window below encodes:
- the LOC133820902 gene encoding G-type lectin S-receptor-like serine/threonine-protein kinase At1g61490: MLMPFLKLSDQERHSSKTKITVIALVAAISVGAALLAAIVLVLHRRKAKRKENSTNNDFNRGDKPPELHFFELDSVLIATNKFSLTNKLGQGGFGSVYKGQLQGKEVAVKRLSSSSSQGEEEFRNEMILISKRQHRNLVRLIGCCIEKQEKLLIYEFMLNKSLDTFLFDERKRSDLNWATRFNIIDGIARGLVYLHRDSSLKVIHRDLKASNILLDEHMNPKISYFGLARVFEGTFDQVNTHREVGTIGYMSPEYALSGIFSEKSDVFSYGVLILEIVSGKKNTSFKDGDQHQALIAHAWQLWSENRGIELVDEALGESYNESEAMRCIHIGLLCVQDSAFDRPSMAQVAYMLSNQALDQSQPKQPIFTFPTSYDPATQNGSRFSINEATMSLIKPR, from the exons ATGCTCATGCCATTTTTAAAACTTTCAGACCAAGAAAGACATTCAAGTAAGACCAAAATCACAGTCATCGCCCTTGTTGCAGCTATTTCTGTTGGGGCAGCATTATTAGCTGCCATAGTCCTTGTTTTGCATAGAAGAAAAGCTAAAAGAAAAG AGAACTCCACAAATAATGATTTCAACAGAGGAGACAAACCACCTGAGCTTCATTTTTTTGAGTTGGATAGCGTACTAATAGCCACAAACAAGTTTAGCCTTACAAACAAACTTGGTCAAGGAGGATTTGGTTCTGTTTATAAG ggaCAACTACAAGGGAAAGAAGTAGCAGTGAAAAGATTGTCTAGCAGCTCATCACAAGGCGAAGAAGAATTTAGGAATGAGATGATATTGATCTCCAAACGTCAACACAGAAATCTTGTTAGGCTCATTGGTTGCTGCATTGAAAAGCAAGAGAAGTTATTAATATACGAGTTCATGCTCAACAAGAGCTTGGATACTTTTCTATTTG ATGAAAGAAAAAGGTCAGATCTTAATTGGGCCACAAGGTTCAACATTATTGATGGCATTGCAAGAGGTCTTGTATATCTCCATCGCGATTCCAGCCTAAAGGTAATACATCGAGATTTGAAGGCCAGTAATATTCTACTTGATGAGCACATGAAcccaaaaatatcttattttggaTTGGCAAGGGTTTTTGAAGGCACATTTGATCAAGTAAATACTCATAGGGAGGTAGGAACAAT TGGATACATGTCTCCAGAGTATGCATTGAGTGGAATCTTTTCAGAAAAATCTGATGTGTTTAGCTATGGTGTGTTGATACTAGAGATAGTAAGTGGAAAAAAGAATACTAGCTTCAAAGATGGAGACCAACACCAAGCCCTTATTGCACAT GCATGGCAACTATGGAGTGAAAATAGAGGGATAGAGTTGGTAGATGAAGCATTGGGTGAGTCATATAATGAATCAGAAGCAATGAGATGCATACATATTGGGCTTCTATGCGTTCAAGACTCTGCATTTGATAGACCTTCCATGGCACAAGTTGCTTACATGTTAAGCAACCAAGCACTTGATCAATCCCAACCCAAACAACCTATTTTTACTTTTCCAACCAGTTATGATCCAGCAACACAAAATGGTAGTAGATTCTCTATCAATGAGGCCACTATGTCATTGATTAAACCGCGATAA
- the LOC133821736 gene encoding protein FRIABLE 1-like: MEESTLFQWRYTLNSELCLWAKSRKKENRNRILNYLEVAVENDCTQPLLMSSESNEEEEDDVEDCDDADEDSDDKIQKPVDSILSAYRRYEKDMLAFTCCSQNLTMNEHEELTKMRNCPMTPREVAIFLETLGYPSDTQIYIVVGKLYGKDGLQSLKQKFPNLSTKLSLATEEELRPFMNSQNWLAAIDYVVVLESDVKNLVKFVDELDKGNITWARFSYLVKSFHEKRNGGPKPRSTSLTPKSPKLEEKYIMT, translated from the exons ATGGAAGAATCAACACTATTCCAATGGCGATATACTTTGAATTCTGAACTTTGCTTGTGGGCCAAATCAAGAAAGAAAGAGAATAGAAACAGAATCCTCAA TTATCTTGAAGTTGCTGTAGAGAATGACTGCACACAACCATTACTAATGAGCTCTGAATCtaacgaagaagaagaagatgatgtcGAAGATTGTGACGATGCTGATGAAGATTCTGACGACAAAATACAGAAGCCAGTTGATTCAATTCTATCAGCATATAGAAG ATATGAAAAGGATATGCTAGCTTTCACATGTTGCAGCCAAAACCTTACCATGAATGAGCATGAAGAGCTTACAAAAATGAG GAATTGTCCCATGACACCAAGAGAAGTTGCCATATTTCTTGAGACACTTGGATATCCATCTGATACACAAATTTACATAGTTGTTGGTAAACTTTATGGTAAAGATGGTCTCCAGTCGTTGAAACAAAAGTTTCCAAATCTGTCTACTAAGCTCAGCTTAGCAACAGAGGAAGAGTTAAGGCCTTTCATGAATTCACAGAATTGGCTTGCTGCTATAGACTATGTTGTGGTGTTGGAAAGTGATGT gAAAAATTTAGTGAAGTTCGTTGACGAATTAGACAAGGGTAACATAACTTGGGCAAGGTTTTCATATTTGGTCAAGAGCTTTCATGAGAAGAGAAATGGAGGACCAAAACCAAGATCTACTTCACTTACTCCAAAATCTCCAAAACTTGAAGAGAAATATATAATGACCTAA
- the LOC133821737 gene encoding secreted RxLR effector protein 161-like, with translation MESNAKMCAYEGKDLEDATMYRQLVGSLIYLTLTRPDISYAVGVMSRYMQNPKKPHLEAVRRILRYVKSTIDYGLLYKKGEDCKLVGYCDADYAGDHDTRRSTTGYVFKLGSGTISWCSKRQPTVSLSTTEAEYRAAAMAAQESTWLIQLMNNLHQVVDYAVPMYCDNQSAIRLAENPVFHARTKHVEVHYHFIREKVLQEEIEMKQIKTDDQVADLFTKSLSTGKLKKFRQQLDIVQRIRADIEGEC, from the coding sequence ATGGAATCAAATGCCAAAATGTGTGCATATGAAGGAAAAGATTTGGAAGATGCGACAATGTATCGACAATTGGTAGGTAGTCTGATCTACTTAACCTTGACTCGACCTGACATTTCTTATGCAGTTGGTGTGATGAGTCGATACATGCAAAATCCAAAGAAGCCTCATTTGGAAGCAGTTCGACGAATACTGAGATATGTGAAGAGTACAATTGATTATGGTCTTTTGTACAAGAAAGGTGAAGACTGCAAGTTAGTTGGTTACTGTGATGCTGACTATGCAGGAGATCATGACACCAGGAGATCAACAACTGGGTATGTGTTTAAGCTTGGCTCCGGAACAATTTCTTGGTGTAGCAAGAGACAGCCAACGGTATCATTGTCAACCACTGAAGCTGAGTATCGAGCAGCAGCAATGGCAGCTCAAGAAAGTACATGGTTGATACAGCTGATGAATAATCTACATCAAGTAGTAGATTATGCAGTTCCGATGTACTGTGACAATCAGTCGGCAATTCGTTTGGCGGAGAATCCAGTCTTTCATGCAAGAACTAAGCATGTTGAAGTGCACTATCACTTTATCAGAGAAAAAGTTCTGCAAGAAGAAATTGAGATGAAACAGATCAAGACGGATGATCAAGTTGCAGATTTGTTCACAAAAAGTCTAAGTACAGGCAAGCTCAAAAAGTTTCGTCAACAGCTTGACATAGTACAAAGAATAAGAGCTGACATTGAGGGGGAGTGTTAA